The genome window AGGAAAGAGAGGCCCGGGATGGTGGATGCTGGTCATGCACAAACAAGAGTAGAGAGAACAGGGAAGAGAGAAGATAGGATGGTGACTGTGTTGGAGGGGATGCAATTGGCTTTGTACCAGGTTGGTGGGGAGTTAGGTTGCCTATGCCATCCAGGTGAGTGGTTGGGACGCTCAACATCTCAACCGAGGCATTCACCTAGGCAATGCCTTGTTAAAGCACCTTGCCTAGGGCCCATCAAGGTGCTTAAGCCTTGCCTCCCCTTGCCCAAGCACCTAGACGACCAACCAAACGCCTCTTGACATCACTAGTGCAATCTTCGAGATATATACTGGGTTTTATCAGACTACTTATACTTCTTTATAtttgacttaatttttttgaatagTCATTCTGTAATGGTCATTCTTCTCTATTGCTGCTTCAGTGAATTATTTCAACCactaattatttagatctttttaataattattttttacatcGTTGCCAAATATTGTGCTTTGGTTTTTTCTTTTCCTAGGCTTGTTGTTGGTGGATTTGTATACTTAACCATTTCATTTTCATTTTAGGATGAGTACGCGAAGGAGAATTGCATGTTTTTGAAGAATTATGCAAAGATTCTTTGTGATATGTGCATTTTTGGTGTCTGTTCCAGGTTTGTAGACTGCAGTATTGGACACGGTTCCTAAGTCTGCATTTACCTTTCGTAGTTTGTTTTATTCATTTCAAGTTTTTCTTTATGCGTAAAAGCTGTTTATGGAGGAAAATTTATTGTTTGGAGGTGCATATGCATGATACTTAGGAAATTTATACTTTTTGAAATTATCCTTGAGTCTCTAgtcatttcttttctttgaatTAAGATATCATTGCTGAGTAGCATCCATGATGAGGTCCTTGGTACAAATAGCATGGATGCATTTGTGACAAATGGCATTTGAGAGAGTTCTAGTAGAAGCATTACTGGTTACACATTTTATCTTTGGTTTTTGgttctttcttttccattttgGTAACCTTTATGCTGTTGTATAGTTTGTGCTATAAATACCTTCTTCTATATGCCTTTCAGATAGGATAATCTGACTGTCCTATGAATTCTAACTTGAAGAAGTTGCCACTCATTATTGCTTTTTTCTGAGTTTGCAGTGATTATTGTCATCAGTGCTGATATTTGATCATCTGATTCTATCTGCAGTGATCTCATATATGACCTGCTTTCAGTATTGAGCAAGCGTTTGACGGAGTTGGATGTGTCCGTTATAGATACAATACTAGATTGTATGCTCTTTTGAAACTCAATTTTAACTTTGTGATTTAGTTGGCAACAAGTTATgttctgaaaattttgaaattcttGGTTCTTCTCACCTATCATTTGCAAAAGCCAAAGTAGCTCCATATCAATTTcacatttttatttatgatgaatGGACAGATTGTGGAATGAAACTTAGGGGTGATGATCCTGCTGCCATGAAAGATTTCATCTTCAATATTCAGAATAGAGTAAATGAGTTTAGATCTCATTCTGATGGCACACGAGATGGGAAACAAAGTATTAGTAAAGTAAGCTCCTCATATATTTGTTGATTAAGCATCTCCATGTCAATCTgaacatgcatttttcttttctggTTTTCTTTCTTTGCAGATGGACTTCATGCTCGAGAGAATATGCGACATTAAGAACAATAAGATAAGGCTTAAAGAGGTCCCTGCACATCATACACGGTTGAAAAAATGGCTGCAGAAGGTCTTGTATTATGCTTTTGTTGATAACCTTTGTAGATTGGCCAATTTGCTTTTAAATCATGTAGGAATTTTTTTCTAGGCCAAATCATGTTGTAAGCAGAAGCCCTTTTTGCCTGAAACTTTATCCATGCTCCCTAAATTTTGGGTTCTTAAATTTCACCCTTAGTTTTAGTGTACAAATCTACACATAGGGGCAGAAAGTTAAGTCAGGTGGACAGCTCTGTTGGTACATGTGTATATGAAATAACTGCAaactattttttgatttttttgtcaTGTGTATAAAAATTGTAGTTAGAGAAAGTAAAGTCAAAGTTTGTGAGTAGGAGAAAATGAGAGTAGTGCCAAAGATAGTTATTGTTGTCGTAGCTTTTGCATATTCTGCATTCTGTCGCAAGTTAGGTGCATCTCTTACCCAAAAGAATCAGGACATCTTTCATGCATACAAATTACGAGCTATACCTTTCTGTTCTCTGTCTTCAGCTAGCAACTTTTGTGGACACCATACTTCCTATGCTTTAAATTTCCTAAACGTTGGATCAATCTTTTGCAGCTAAGAGGAGAGGACATTCTCCTTCGAGGGCTCAAGTGGAGCAAGCTGCTTGATACTGAAAAGAAAGGCCAATGGTGGATTTCAGGGGAAGTTGCCTCTGGTATTGATGATGTCGAGGATATGCCGACTACAATAATCAAGGAGGTTGTAGAAGCTCAAAAATTAGTTCAGCTTGCGGCTGCACAAAGGATGAATACTGATATTAGAAGAGCGATATTCTGCATTATCATGAGTGGGGAAGACTACCTTGATGCATTTGAGAAACTTTTGAGACTCGATCTAACTGGGAAGCAGGTTTGTTCTATTGTCATGTATTTTTCTTTGTCATTTTTGAGGGGAGGGGAGTGTTCAGTTTCAACCTCATTAAACTCTTGTCTTTTAAAATACCAATCCACAGGACCGGGAGATTATGAGGGTCCTTGTTGATTGTTGTCTGCAAGAAAAGGTTTTCAATAAGTATTACACAGTCTTGGCTTCTAAGTTATGTAGCCATGATAAAAATAACAAGTTCAGCTTGCAGGTATGCTGCTCATTCATCTGTTTGTCTAATTGTTCCATTATTGCTGCTTATTTTTTGCTCCCGATTAACCTTAAAGCAGCTTTTTAAATATTAATCATGGGAATAGACTAACTAATTATCAATAGTATAATCGTTATGTAATATGGTGATTGGTGATAATAGTCATCATTGTTGTAGCTCGTCATAATTATTTCTCttcttatttgttttttttttaattgttaaTTTTTGGTTCATGAGATTTTGTGTAAATTTGTCTGATGTGCATGCATTCATTTCCCAACTGGATTTATGTGCTAAAAAGAGTCTCTACTTGTTGATGGAGCCATGATATTTGTCTTTACTCCTATTAACATAGTTTTTAGTTCTCCATAGGCCATAATGTACTAAATTTTCTGTCATATGCTACGGTCATATCTAGCCCTACAAATAAATGCAGTTGTCAGATAAGATCTCATGATTTTTACCAAAGAAGAATGTAAGAATGCAAATGTACAAATCACATTGACATATGGCTTTTGGCAACTAGCGGGAAAATTTAATTTGGATATATGATATGTTTATGTATTGTTGAATAAGTTCTCCAATTAGGCATTCAGTATACGCCTGTTGTCTTTTGGGGATCCTGTACTAGTCAATCACAATAGAATGCTCAGGCCTGTACACTGGAGAAAGTCAAAAGGTGTTGATGTTTCCAAAGTTTTTGAGCGAGCTCCTCATGGTTGTCTTTACTTTGATTGTACAAAATAATATTTGAAAAGCTGTCAATGAGCTCCTCATGGTTCCATCTTTTTTTTGGTTAGATGATGTGGAATTGTCCTATCATAATAATATCCAATTCTGTAGATGTGAGGAAGTTAAAGCTATGGCTTGTTGGTTCATGTTCTCTCTGTTTCTCATGATTCTCTAATGTTATTCTTATTTTTCTGGTATTGGCAGTACTGCTTATGGGACCATTTTAAAGAACTGGAATCGATGGATTTAAACCGCTCCATGAACCTTGCAAGATTTATCGCCGAGATGTTATCCAGCTTCTCTCTCTCCCTTGCTATCCTAAAGACTGTCGATCTGACAAATCCCATGAACCTAACCCCGAAAAGGGTCATGCATTTCAGAATGCTCTTCGAGGCTGTTTTCAACAACAGTGACGCCTTGGTATGGAATATCTTCACCCGAATCGGTGCCATtcctgagctagaggaattaaggaACAGCCTCGTCTACTTCATCAAGCAGTATGTCGTCGCTGTAAGCAGTGAAAAATCTGTTGCTGGAAAATTCAAGATGGCAAAGAAAGCACTCAATAATGTAGCTGGCGTGCTGATGTAAAATGGTTTAACCTTTTGGGGTACCCAGGCGAACTGGCGTCGTAGTTTCTTATTGAATGTGCAATGGCTAGGGTCCGTTTTGTGGTTTCGTTTTTGGTTTTATATTAAGTCTAATTTTGGCTCTAGATTATGCAATCCTTGTGGATTCTTTAGAAGCCTTGACGGAAGTATTAGAGAGACTGTCAGTAGACAGTGTAAAACATCACCATTCAAAAGCACTACTGAGTTTCTTTTTAAGGGATGTTTGACATTTATGTTTCTAAGCAAATTTAATCTTATTAATCAGAATAATGTACAATACTGAGTTGTTCTGCAGATCGGTATTTACCGTCCGGTAAACACCATACCCTACAGATTTTTCAAGCCTGATGTTGTGTGGGGTCTAGACATTTTATGAGCGAGCTTCCTTGTTATAAATTTAGTTAGTTTTTATCTGTCATATAGTATCCTCCTTCGTTCGTAAAAAATATTCTATATAATACTATTGTAAAATAAGACAATGAACAATTTTTCAATATTACTCAAAATGCCCAATCAGTCATGTGTCACCTAGGTAGCTCCTAGGTGTTTTGTTGGTTGTCACGAAGTGTTTTGTTGGTTGTCCCTTCGTGTCACTCTACGAAGCtagaaaataatcaaaatgactATCCGGATAgtttatttttggataattttatCTTTATATAATAATTACATAAAACCTATGTTGATAAGCATGAAATAATCATAAAAGTCAATCAAAATGAGGCTACCAAACCTACTGCAAACCCTTTACATGTTgtgaaaaaaaaatgaataaaaccAAAAACACAGATATacacaagcattacatcaaatacctTATTTATAACTTTGTCTGTGATATTCTTCTCCGCTTATTTCTTCGACATCCACATCGAAGCCTTTGTGGAAGCTGCATCTCCTCACCTTGGTTAAATCTTCAATCTTCTGGTGCAGTTACAACGTTCCTATTGGCTCCCAATTGCTTTCTGTCGTTGTTATTGAGTAATCAAATTTTGATCCGCTGTGCTATTTTAACTCGTCGATGACTTTGTCTTGAGTGTGAGGTCAATTGTTGATTTTTATTGGTTTATATGAATCATCTAAATAAAGTAAAAAACATTCCTTGTTATATGCTAGTCCCCAAATGTTTCATGCCATTTAAATTAGGTGGATGTCTATAGGAACTTTAACGAGTATCATCGCTTAgactttaaaaattttgaaaaattttGAAGTTCCTTTGTAAAGTTTACCCAatgatttttgttcttttcttaatTATTACCTCTAAGTCCACTGTCTTCTGGTATCTAATCGAGCATTCTGTGTGAACAAAATTCATGCTCGGGATTCCAATCGAATGAGATGTTTATGGCACACCGATCTGGAAATGGTCATTATTTTCGGTGAATCGGGACTCGATAATTTTGATTCGTCTAGCTTTAAAAGACAAAAATTCAAAGTGCTCTAGTTATCATTACATATTTCTgataaataaattttgattaatctAGCTTTAAAAGACAAAAATTCAAAGTATCGATACTCTTCGTTTATAACAAGTTAGCCCTGATCACGAGTTGGTGATTACTAATCAAATCGGAACTGAGGTTTGACAGTTCAGTTCTAATAGTACGGATCAAAGGACAAATCATGCCACAGAATATGAAATGCTAGCTATTAGAACTGAACTGTCTAACCATACCGACATGAAAACAAACCGATGTATCAATTATATCTCGATCATCCATTGGATTGATACGTATCGCCCGTGTCGAACAATATGTCACGATACAATAAACCTTATGAAaccttttttttactttcttttttaacaatttaaactgttcatttaaatcaaaattaaaaacaaaacaaATTGTTTTGAATTGAAACAAAAACCAATAGTTCCAGAACCCAAACTAACTAAAACCAACGGAGTTCCAATTCCATGACAAATGGAACCAAAACCATCGATTCCATTTTCAATGAAATTTGGAACCGTCGATCACGTCTATAAGTCATAGATCATAACAACATATTAATCCGAAACACACATGCAAATTAGAGTGAAACAAAGTATTGCTGCTCGGCCTCCGGTCATCAAGGATCTGAAAAACCAGAACCAAACTTCTAATGACCACATATCATGCAAAGATATGCCTGAAATAAGATAGAGAATGAGCATAAAGTGAAAAAGTAGAAGCCATTTTAAGAAATTTAAACTTTTCTTAGACTAACAAAGAAAGCAAGAGAGAAACATTTACATGTTTGTATGACAATCAACAATCCTCGCATTCCAGCTGGCATATAAGATTGTTACAGGAATAGTGATTTACTGTCCAAGGCGTATCTGGGTCATCAATACATGGGCAGATAGAAGATCCATCGTAAGGCTTTTCAGAATTTGAAGAGAAGTCAAGCATTACGATTTCGTAGATTACTAATAGGGAAATCATCCTCCTTTTGACGTTGCCATAAGAAGTTTGTTGCTTCGATCCAGTATGGACTGACCAAAAACTTCTCGTTCTGCAAAGCCCAACGCGACTTCTGTGTGCCTGTGTCCATTGAAACGACATGCGTTACGGATGGGTCCACCTCTGCGCAGCATGTTGCACCTAATCGTTCAGCCATCTTCCAGATTGGCTGATCTTGAGCTGGTGACTTGGATGGAAAGACCCTACTAAATACTATTTTGCACCCTTGTAATATCTCATGTCTGATGCCTTTGAGGACCTACAGAAAATCAAAAAGTAATAAAAAACATCGTAACGACCCACCTAGAAGTCTTAGCTGGGCAGAGACGTTAACCAAGTCTGCAGGGCTCATGATTTGCTTGAAGTTCTTTTAATCTAACAATCAATGCATATTATAAGAACATTCAAAATCAAATCCCGTGTATGATGGCAAAATTATAGGATCACAATATCTGTACCATCCATGATGGTACAGATAAAATGGATTAAATGTAAAGCCAcaaaacaaaatatataaaatttctaaaatttagAACAAACTCAGTTCAGGAAAATGGGTTAAAGCCTTAAACAAAAAGAAACCTGCAGTTGGATTAACAGAAGTTAGAGATCAACTAAAATGGAGCCATTGTGCATCCTTTTTTAAAGGTTTGAAGACAAGACACAAAAATATGTATAGGATGAGTTGTACGATAACACTGATTTACCTGCCTTACATCTCTTGACGTATCAGGACCAACGACCTGAAATAGGCTACTAATAAGTatcaaggaaaaaaaaggaaagtccAAACACAACTAGATTTGAAAGAGAGGCAATGAAACTCACAGGATCGAAAAACATTTGGTGAGCCCGCTTTAGAACATTAAGGACGGTTGCAAGTGCACCATCAGACTCTCTTTCATCTTTCATCAACTCCGATAAAGATTTGGCACCAAAACCAAATTGCCGACAACTAGAAGCAAAGAAATGGTATCTCTCCATTTGAATCAAATTCTCTTTGTGTCTATGCCACACCTGCAGTAATGACAACTTCTGCATAAGCCAAGCTACAAGGAAAACAGAAAATGAACAACTGATTATGTTAAAAACATagcaataaattataatatatcaagATCACCTTatcaatatataataaatatgaaaGCATTTTTTCCCCTCTTTTCACTACATATTTCTCATCTACTGAGACCTCTTTTCtgcattttatatgatatatGACCTACCTATGATTTAGCATAAGCATATATGCTACAAATTCTTTATTTGGCAGGGTAAAAGACCTAACAGCTCATTACCAAATCAAGCATCTTTCCAAATTTGCTGCTATGCACACTTATGTTGTTACTCTTCAAAATAATAAATGGTGAAGAAGTGCAAAAGACTGTATTCACTTcaagataatatttatatttatatatgccaGTTTTCCGATAGGCTGAAGGTTTGTAACTTAAATGAGGTCCAAAATCTTCACCAAGAATAAGCACTTTCAACTGACACAAAAGGTAGAAATTACTGTTTTGCATCTTGTAATGGGTAAGGTTAAATAACTTTCCAATTCGAAGGCAGGGCATGTAGCCACAGATCATTGCAAGTTTAGACAAGGACTTCCATTTCGCCCAAAA of Musa acuminata AAA Group cultivar baxijiao chromosome BXJ1-7, Cavendish_Baxijiao_AAA, whole genome shotgun sequence contains these proteins:
- the LOC103993081 gene encoding uncharacterized protein LOC103993081, with translation MERPAETSRREKRKEARLAKQQNRFVSWIQHQSGKNKKKKKKSSLDSEPQSEMVASERKIKKMKMSDSLKKGKSKTKFQEFLELETGKGVLSGEEDLEMEKRLSKKLKVKDTKLRGPDDGINFLIGESPSEPYSMFDDDTCGEDEVDDDVIEEDVSSMKKKHKKKKKSSDASIELPEHEVAGGEDEVDDDDVIEENVSSMKKKHKNKKKLSHASMEQSECEVAVVEKGTPEKVNTSHVDVGQKKRKKKNSLAASQEHPVVDGDAKKLDVLDTEETHSVEPATVPSVKYMPPQVRARLGIEFDELLEIRRRVKRLLNQLNDSNVESITKEVATIFRSLSRSDGCQIIGQAFLESSTKNESFSAAFAAFVAGMACSVGIDFSAKLIASLTQSFEDEYAKENCMFLKNYAKILCDMCIFGVCSSDLIYDLLSVLSKRLTELDVSVIDTILDYCGMKLRGDDPAAMKDFIFNIQNRVNEFRSHSDGTRDGKQSISKMDFMLERICDIKNNKIRLKEVPAHHTRLKKWLQKLRGEDILLRGLKWSKLLDTEKKGQWWISGEVASGIDDVEDMPTTIIKEVVEAQKLVQLAAAQRMNTDIRRAIFCIIMSGEDYLDAFEKLLRLDLTGKQDREIMRVLVDCCLQEKVFNKYYTVLASKLCSHDKNNKFSLQYCLWDHFKELESMDLNRSMNLARFIAEMLSSFSLSLAILKTVDLTNPMNLTPKRVMHFRMLFEAVFNNSDALVWNIFTRIGAIPELEELRNSLVYFIKQYVVAVSSEKSVAGKFKMAKKALNNVAGVLM